The segment TCCTGTGTTCTATTTCCACCATGTCACCGGCGGCGAAGATACCGGGATCAGAAGTTCTCAGGTACTGGTCCACCAGCAGTCCTCCGGCATCCCCGAGCTCCAGGCCGGCTTCGGTGGCCAGTTTCAGGGTGGGGCGAACCCCCACGGACATAAGCACCATGTCCGCCCGCAAACGCGTTCCGTCGTCCAGCAGTACCTGGCTGGAGCTGATCTCCTCGACACTTCGGGAGGTATAGACCCCCACGCCGTAGGAGAGGAGTTCCTCCTGAAGGAAGCCCGCGATTTCGCCTTCCATGACGGGCATGACATGGGGGAGCCGCTCCACGACACTCACCTGCAGTCCCCGTTTGCGAAGGGCTTCCACCATCTCGAGGCCGATGAAACCGCCCCCCACGACAACGGCGTTTTCCGGATTCCTGGTACGGATAAAATCGTCGATACCGTCCATATCCTGAAGGGTCCACAGGGAGAAGACGTGATCCAGCCCGACACCCTTCAAAGGCGGTACCAGGGGCTTGCCACCCTGGGCAAGGATAAGGGAATCGTAGGAGTATTCCCTTTCTTCTCCACTGGGTTTATGCAGGGCCCGTACCTTCTTTCCTTCCCGATCTAGGCTCAGGGCCTCCGTTTCAGTGATTACCGTAACGTTGTACTGGGATTTAAAGCTCTCCGGACTCTGGAGAATCAGTTTGGAGCGACTGTCGATATCGCCTCCTATATAGTAGGGCAGTCCGCAGTTTGCAAACGAGACATCCGGCCCTGCTTCAAGAACCGTGATCTCAGCCTTCGCGTCAAGGCGGCGTGCCCGTGCAGCGGCAGTCGCGCCTGCGGCAACTCCGCCGATAATAAGCAATTTCTGCATACAAAACTCCTTCTAAGTATCTATATATAGAGAATATTATATATAAAGACTTTTGTCAAGGAGTTTCAATAAACTCACGATACCAGGAAAAAGTTGACTATATAATTCAACAATTACTACCTTCAATACATGAAACGAGTATTTTTCCTGGTTTTTTCTGCGATCATTTTCGTATATGCCGGATTCGGGGCACCGGGGCCGGAAAGAGGAAGAATCGACTCCATGGAGGAGTCTTTCGCGCTTGTAACCGTAACCGAGGGAATCCCCAATCCCTGGTCTTTTACCTTTCTGCCCAGGGGGGATGTGCTGATTACCCAGCGGTCCGGAAAACTCTGGCGGGTCGAAGCTGCCTCGGGACGGCGCAGTGAAGTCGGCGGGCTTCCGGAGATCGACGCCGGGGGGCAGGGGGGACTCCTGGATATTGTGCTGCATCCCGGCTATTCCAGTAACGGCTGGATCTATATGAGCCATGTTGTCTCTTCTTCCGGGGGATCTTCCACTGCGGTCAGCCGCGCCCGTCTTGACGGAAACAGACTGACTGATCTCGAAAGGGTCTTTACTGCAGATAATGCCGGCAGCACCACCCGTCATTTCGGGTCCCGGCTGGTTTTTGACGATGAGGGCTACCTGTATGTTTCCCTGGGCGACCGGGGAGAATCCGGGAGGGCCCAGGATCTCTCTGACCATGCCGGTACGCTCCTGCGTCTTCGTGATGACGGTAGTATCCCCGGGGATAATCCCTACGGAGCGGCCTTCAGCTATGGCCACCGGAACGTGCAGGGGATGGTCTTCGATCCTGTAAGCCGGGAGGTCTGGGCCCATGAACACGGTGCCCGGGGCGGGGACGAAGTGAATATAATAAAGAGGGGTGCTAATTACGGCTGGCCCCGCATCAGTTACGGCAGGAATTACGATGGTTCCAGGATCGGGATCGGTACGGCCGCTCCGGGCATGGAGCAGCCCCTTGTCTACTGGGATCCCTCCATAGCTCCTTCCGGGATGGCGGTCTATACCGGGGATGCCTTCCCATCCTGGAAGGGGGACATCTTTGTCGGGGCCCTGGCAGGACAGCATCTGCGACGCCTTGTACGGGAGGGCACACGCATAGTCTCCCAGGAGGTCCTGCTCGAGAAGCGTGTCGGCCGGATTCGTGATGTCCGACAGGGACCGGAGGGCGCTCTGTGTATCCTGACTGATGAGCGGAACGGGAGCCTCTACCGGCTGGAACCTCCTGAATCCTGAATAATCCACAGATGCTCTGGCATCCTGATCCCGGATGGGTTATGCTACAGGGTAGAGAACAACAAAGGAGATTGTATGGGCATACGAATCTACTCCAGAGGAGCGGCCCGGGAGGTTACAGGTTCCCGCCACTACCTCGAAGTTGACGGAACACGGGTCCAGATAGACTGCGGAGCCTTTCAGGGACACAGAAAGGAGTCGGAAGAGAAGAACCGGGCGATCCCCGGGGATATCGAAAACGTATCCGCCGTCGTACTGACCCATGCCCATTTTGACCACAGCGGCATGCTGCCCCTCCTGTCCAAAGGCGGCTACAGGGGTAATATCTATGCTACCCCGGCCACCCGGGACCTGGCATCCCTGATCATGATGGACAGCGCCAAGATACAGGCCCGGGACATCGAGTTCCTCAAAAAGAAGGCTCAGAAAGCCGGCCAGGAGTTTGACGGCGAGGTGCTGTATGAAGAGCAGAATGTCGTCGACGCGGTCAACCAGTTTGTGACGATCGGCTACCGCAGACCGATCTATATAGCGCCGCAGATAGAACTCAGCCTTTACGACGCCGGTCACATCCTGGGCTCCTCTTCGGCGGTACTGAATGTCTCCGTCAAGGATTCTTCCGATCCTGTGAGGGTAGTCTACGCCGGAGACCTGGGTAGAAAAGACCGGGTCATTATACGGGATCCCGACAGAATCCCGGATCCGGATTACCTGATCATGGAGAGTACTTACGGCGACAGGCTTCACGGGAACACCCGGGATGCCATGGAGAAACTGGCGGAGGTCGTCAGCTCCACCGCCGCTAAGGGGGGGAAGGTTGTAATCCCCGCTTTTGCCGTCGAGCGTACCCAGGAGATTATCTACTATCTTCATTTATTGACCGACCAGGGAAAAATCCCCGAGATCCCCATTTTCGTGGACAGTCCCATGGCTACCAACGCGACTTCCATTTTCCGGGTTCACCCGGAATGTTACGACGAGGCTACCCACGAAGCATTCATTCAGCACCACAAGAATCCCTTCGGCTTCAATAATCTGCGCTATACCGCCAGCGTCCAGGAGTCCAAGGACATAAACGATGTCAGGGGTCCGGCCATCATCATCTCCGCCGACGGCATGTGCGAGGCCGGCAGAATCCGCCACCACCTGGTGCAGCATGTGGGCGACCCCGCCAGCACAATCCTGGTGGTAGGCTATATGGCGAAGCACACCCTGGGAAGACGTATTGTCGAAGGACAGAAGGAGCTGAAGATCTTCGGGGAGACCTTTGTCCGGAGGGCCCGGGTTGAGAAGATCGACGCCTTCAGTGCCCATGCGGACTACAATGAGATCAAGGATTACATAACGCAGCTGGACCTCAAGCGGCTGAAGAAGGTCTTTCTGGTCCACGGGGAGGACGAAGCCCAGAGCCACCTTCAGAAGGTTCTTCTCGAGGCAGGGGTGCAGGCGGTGGAGATTGTCGAGGCCGGGAAGGTTTACGAGTTGTAGGTCTTCCTGGGTAAAGACTGGGGAGTATGGCATAATTATTTCATGATAAATCCGGAACTTGTACAACTGGTCAGAGAACGGCAGTCCAGTTGGAAGAAGGACCAGTTAATACTGATACATGAAAGGACCATCGAAGTAAAAAGAGAGATCAGGCGTCTGATTGAGTCTTTTCGTGCCGAAGATCCGTCCCTGGGAAGAATTGCACTCTTTGGATCTCTGGCCAGCGGAGTTTCCGATCGACTTGATTTTGATATTGATCTTTCCTTTGAGGGGAGCGGATACTATCGTTGTGTTGCTTTGACTCTTGACAGCATTTTTAAAGTTGATTTAGTGGATTATCGTGCAGCAGCACCGTTTATTCGTAACGAAATCGACAGTAAAGGGATAGTGGTATATGAACCGAAATCCTGAATCTATCATTACTCTGGTTGCCCGACTGGAACTCGAATTTGGTGCAATAGAAAGTAATTTTGATCTGAACCGGCAGGCTTATGGGCGTCTGCAGCAGGGAGCAGACGACTCTCTCGATTGGGCGGCTCTGGGTTATACTCTGCACGCAATTTATACAGCCATGGAACACTATTTTCTTCTTATCAGTAAAACCTTTGAAAATGACCTTTCCTCTGATTCCTGGCATAAAGATCTTATTGATAAAATGCAGCTTGAATTACCGGGGATTCGTCCACGTTTGTTATCCAGGGCTCTTGCCCGAACAATAGATGAACTTCGGGGATTCCGCCATGTTTTTCTGAGTCTTTATGATGACCGACTCGATCAGGATCGTATTATGCTGATTCAGAAAAAATACCAGATCTGCGACGCGGCTTTTCCGATGCCCATTCTACCTTTGTTGAGTCAATTCAAAAGCTTGCACTCGGGTAGCAGGTCTTTCAGCCCTCGGCGTATTTGAACATCATCTCCAGGCTCTTTATGGCCCGCAGGCGTAGCTCTTCATCGAGCTGTACATAGTCTTCCGGCCTGGGATCCTTCAGAACCCGCAGAATATTCTCCAGGCTGTTGGACTTCATATATTTGCACATCTGGCAGGTCCCGAGGAACTTTTTGCCGGGTTTCTCCACTTCGATGCGGCTGATGAGCCCGCATTCGGTGAGCATCATCACCTTCTCCCCCGGAAGCTCCTGGATCTTCTTGAACATCTGGCTGGTGGAGCCCACATAATCGACCTTGCGGATCACCTCCGGCTTGCACTCGGGGTGGGCCATGACGTAGATGTCCGGATGGGCTGAGCGGAACTCGTCGATCATCCTGGGTTCGAACTCCTCATGTACATAGCAGGTGCCGTTCCAGAGACGTATATCCTTTTTGATCCCCCGGCGCTGCATCTCGTCGATGATATTCATGCCCATCAGTCTGTCGGGCAGAAAATAGATCTTATCCGACGGGTAGTTCTCAATGATCTTATAGACGTTCGAAC is part of the Marispirochaeta aestuarii genome and harbors:
- a CDS encoding PQQ-dependent sugar dehydrogenase codes for the protein MKRVFFLVFSAIIFVYAGFGAPGPERGRIDSMEESFALVTVTEGIPNPWSFTFLPRGDVLITQRSGKLWRVEAASGRRSEVGGLPEIDAGGQGGLLDIVLHPGYSSNGWIYMSHVVSSSGGSSTAVSRARLDGNRLTDLERVFTADNAGSTTRHFGSRLVFDDEGYLYVSLGDRGESGRAQDLSDHAGTLLRLRDDGSIPGDNPYGAAFSYGHRNVQGMVFDPVSREVWAHEHGARGGDEVNIIKRGANYGWPRISYGRNYDGSRIGIGTAAPGMEQPLVYWDPSIAPSGMAVYTGDAFPSWKGDIFVGALAGQHLRRLVREGTRIVSQEVLLEKRVGRIRDVRQGPEGALCILTDERNGSLYRLEPPES
- a CDS encoding MBL fold metallo-hydrolase RNA specificity domain-containing protein, whose translation is MGIRIYSRGAAREVTGSRHYLEVDGTRVQIDCGAFQGHRKESEEKNRAIPGDIENVSAVVLTHAHFDHSGMLPLLSKGGYRGNIYATPATRDLASLIMMDSAKIQARDIEFLKKKAQKAGQEFDGEVLYEEQNVVDAVNQFVTIGYRRPIYIAPQIELSLYDAGHILGSSSAVLNVSVKDSSDPVRVVYAGDLGRKDRVIIRDPDRIPDPDYLIMESTYGDRLHGNTRDAMEKLAEVVSSTAAKGGKVVIPAFAVERTQEIIYYLHLLTDQGKIPEIPIFVDSPMATNATSIFRVHPECYDEATHEAFIQHHKNPFGFNNLRYTASVQESKDINDVRGPAIIISADGMCEAGRIRHHLVQHVGDPASTILVVGYMAKHTLGRRIVEGQKELKIFGETFVRRARVEKIDAFSAHADYNEIKDYITQLDLKRLKKVFLVHGEDEAQSHLQKVLLEAGVQAVEIVEAGKVYEL
- a CDS encoding nucleotidyltransferase domain-containing protein, translating into MINPELVQLVRERQSSWKKDQLILIHERTIEVKREIRRLIESFRAEDPSLGRIALFGSLASGVSDRLDFDIDLSFEGSGYYRCVALTLDSIFKVDLVDYRAAAPFIRNEIDSKGIVVYEPKS
- a CDS encoding ribonuclease toxin HepT-like protein, whose protein sequence is MNRNPESIITLVARLELEFGAIESNFDLNRQAYGRLQQGADDSLDWAALGYTLHAIYTAMEHYFLLISKTFENDLSSDSWHKDLIDKMQLELPGIRPRLLSRALARTIDELRGFRHVFLSLYDDRLDQDRIMLIQKKYQICDAAFPMPILPLLSQFKSLHSGSRSFSPRRI
- the nadA gene encoding quinolinate synthase NadA, with the protein product MVTADTLFSQLQQVRFSSIRDEDLKQHIERSMPVIEEIERLKREKNAVILAHSYVTPDIIYSVADYSGDSYELSKNALEAEADLIVFAAVRFMGETAKILSPHKEVLIPGTDPACSLADSISASDVRRLKEEYPDYAFICYINTTAAVKAECDVSVTSSNVYKIIENYPSDKIYFLPDRLMGMNIIDEMQRRGIKKDIRLWNGTCYVHEEFEPRMIDEFRSAHPDIYVMAHPECKPEVIRKVDYVGSTSQMFKKIQELPGEKVMMLTECGLISRIEVEKPGKKFLGTCQMCKYMKSNSLENILRVLKDPRPEDYVQLDEELRLRAIKSLEMMFKYAEG